A window of the Lolium perenne isolate Kyuss_39 chromosome 7, Kyuss_2.0, whole genome shotgun sequence genome harbors these coding sequences:
- the LOC127318546 gene encoding uncharacterized protein has translation MSASSPPPADATAAGAEPEAEAATVVWYCYECHATVSLPAPPPAPSPSRLLLCPRCRSDYLEENPNPSPSSPPPPPPPPPPGLLTDSGSSSGEEDTDGLDGLAHSAAHAHLSQLVRRLYDDPTYVATAAAAAVSALRQQGRIAGQGQPPATPASIAALPTVEVSEPAAVCAICKDDLPLAAAARRLPCGHLYHSTCIVQWLQMHNSCPVCRYCLPSADLEEVEPLDQTTTQITIRFTTNRRRNRGSNDAAAAAPVATSPTQLAQAMTGEGGSGPANSAETVSSEWPPPPESDAVMSEARQEEGFLDWPPPPESDAVMSEAPQDEDLLD, from the coding sequence ATGTCCGCGTCCTCCCCTCCTCCGGCCGACGCGACGGCCGCGGGGGCGGAGCCGGAGGCGGAGGCCGCCACCGTCGTGTGGTACTGCTACGAGTGCCACGCCACCGTTTCTCTCCCCGCTCCGCCCCCCGCGCCCTCGCCCTCGCGGCTCCTGCTCTGCCCCCGCTGCCGCAGCGACTACCTCGAGGAGAACCCTAACCCGtctccctcctcccctcccccgcctcctcctccgccgccgccgggccTCCTCACCGACTCCGGCTCCTCCTCCGGGGAGGAGGACACCGACGGCCTCGACGGCCTCGCCCACTCCGCCGCGCACGCCCACCTCAGCCAACTCGTCCGCCGCCTCTACGACGACCCCACCTACGTGGCCACGGCCGCGGCCGCCGCGGTGTCCGCGCTCCGGCAGCAGGGCCGCATCGCCGGACAGGGCCAGCCCCCGGCGACGCCCGCCTCCATCGCCGCCCTGCCCACGGTCGAGGTGTCCGAGCCCGCCGCGGTCTGCGCCATCTGCAAGGACGAcctccccctcgccgccgccgcgcggaGGCTCCCCTGCGGCCACCTCTACCACTCCACCTGCATCGTGCAGTGGCTGCAGATGCACAACTCCTGCCCCGTCTGCCGCTACTGCCTCCCGTCCGCCGATCTCGAGGAGGTGGAACCGCTGGACCAGACCACCACCCAGATCACGATCCGGTTCACGACCAACCGCCGCCGCAACCGAGGCAGCaatgacgcggcggcggcggctcccgTTGCAACCTCGCCTACACAGCTTGCGCAGGCCATGACTGGGGAAGGCGGCAGCGGACCTGCGAATAGTGCGGAGACTGTTTCGTCTGAATGGCCACCGCCCCCTGAGTCCGATGCTGTTATGTCAGAGGCCCGTCAGGAGGAGGGCTTCTTGGATTGGCCACCACCCCCCGAGTCTGATGCTGTCATGTCAGAGGCCCCTCAGGACGAGGACTTGTTGGATTGA